From a single Lolium rigidum isolate FL_2022 chromosome 7, APGP_CSIRO_Lrig_0.1, whole genome shotgun sequence genomic region:
- the LOC124670104 gene encoding origin of replication complex subunit 6-like has product MDMSAIAARLGLSGSRPVVRKAAELRRLCDINFDSSVLGIGEVCKAIICLEIAATKFQVIFDRAEAVRMSGMSEKAYIRSFNALQNGLGVKTTLDVRELGIQFGCVRLIPFVQKGLALYKERFLAALPPSRRSSTDFGRPVFTAAAFYLCAKRHKLKVDKLKLIDLCGTSSSEFTTVSTSMGDLCFDVFGIAKEKKDPTTIKGNRELLDVLPSKRKHEDDSDNSDESSGDDQDELDLPTHKRHKKMEKQAYNQWKSTVLSTNKETKPDPAKPRKQAQLNFKKKLSDAALEVPPAAN; this is encoded by the exons ATGGACATGTCGGCGATCGCCGCCCGCCTCGGCCTATCCGGCTCCCGCCCCGTCGTCCGCAAGgccgccgagctccgccgcctcTGCGACATCAACTTCGACTCCTCCGTCCTGGGCATC ggggaggtgtgcaaggccatcaTCTGCCTCGAGATCGCGGCGACCAA GTTTCAGGTGATATTTGACCGCGCGGAGGCGGTGCGGATGAGCGGGATGTCAGAAAAGGCCTACATCAGATCGTTCAACGCGCTGCAGAATGGCCTCGGCGTCAA GACGACCTTGGATGTGCGTGAGCTGGGCATCCAGTTCGGCTGTGTCAGGCTCATACCTTTTGTGCAGAAGGGTTTGGCACT CTACAAGGAGCGTTTCTTGGCTGCATTGCCTCCTTCTCGCCGCTCAAGCACAGACTTTGGTCGGCCAGTGTTCACCGCAGCAGCATTCTATTTATGTGCCAAGAGGCATAAG CTCAAAGTTGACAAACTAAAGCTAATCGACCTGTGTGGTACCTCTAGCTCTGAATTTACAACG GTTTCAACATCCATGGGAGATCTTTGCTTTGATGTTTTTGGAATAGCCAAGGAGAAGAAGGATCCAACTACCATTAAAGGGAACAGAG AGCTGCTGGATGTTTTGCCTAGCAAAAGGAAACATGAGGATGACAGTGATAACTCTGATGAATCATCGGGCGATGACCAAGATGAGCTAGAT CTACCAACTCACAAAAGGCACAAGAAGATGGAAAAGCAAGCATACAATCAGTGGAAGTCTACAGTTCTATCCACCAACAAGGAAACCAAACCAG ACCCTGCCAAGCCCAGGAAGCAGGCTCAGCTTAACTTCAAGAAGAAACTGTCAGACGCTGCCTTGGAAGTACCCCCAGCAGCCAACTAA